Genomic segment of Chelonoidis abingdonii isolate Lonesome George chromosome 5, CheloAbing_2.0, whole genome shotgun sequence:
TCCAGACCGTTTATTTCATGTTTCAGCGGGggtatatttaaaaattcttataATTTCCGGTGGAGGAGTTACAGAGTAGTTTCGTATATCGCTCCTGGGAGGCTACTTTGATACAGCAAGAACAGGGAAAATGTTGGTCATCTAGATTCACCTTTCATTTTTACATATCACATATATTAAGAAAATTTGTTGAACAAAATCTAACTGAACTAAAAAGTTCTATCAACCATGCTGATGTTAAAAATTCTGCCGAGGGGCCTGCGTGTTTTGTATTCCATTTATTGTGGACGTGAAAGGGCTCCCACAGTAGAGGAAAAATATAGGTCAAATCCAGCCCAAGCATACTAATGTTAAAGGGCCCAATACTGAACTCAAATGGTGTGTTGTATATGAGACCGCGATTTGGCTCAATCTATATTTCTTCGGTTTTAGGGAAAGTAAGATTTGAATTACTTCTTGGCTTGGACTAGCATTGCTAGTGCTTTGAAGCTTGTCCTGTACCCTTTGCCTCAAGGCAAGCAGGTTTACCTTTTCATCATTCACTTAAAATGGCTttccagcaaaagaaaaacagaaaagccGATTGTGGGGGCTATTTCTAATTTCACATTCCCTTGTCCAGCCTCCTGGATGTAAGAAACCAACCTTTGCCGTCAGGAGTGCttgaacaatttgtatagtgggggtaaTGAGAGcctttgaaccaaactgtaatctCTGTATCgggtggaaaccacttcaagccagggggtgcagaagCACTCCCctcatccctagttccagcacctgtgctttcCATGCATGTTCTGCCCCTTCCGTTTGAAATCAACCATTCTGGACCTCACAGGTAGGCGATGGGAACGGGGGTGCATCCCCACAATTTGTGTGTCAGAGAGATCGTGTCTAAAATTGTGGATTTTCTGTGAAAGGGCTCCTCTCCTGCATTCCTTGGAATCATGGCGAACTTGGGGCTCGAAAAGAATGCAGATTCGAGTCCCATATTGAGTCAATTCTTCTCTGTTGCAAATACATCTGCCCAGAGGAAATACTGTGTCCAATCCTCACTAATTGGAGTTATGCCGCCCATTGTAATTCCCTTGGTGTCTGTATCGTACCTATGTAAAAGGTCCGAGTAAGGCACTCAAGTCAATAAAACTCCATCTTCGGaataatattttgttcatttttaaaacgTCTCTTTCTAGGATTTGCCCATAAAACTAGTTATTATGCAGCAGCCCTCCTTTCAAAACGAGCAGTCATCTTGGGGAGTGTGCCCATGCAATTGTGCAATTTGGAGGAACACAGGCATGGCATAAAAACATTATTCACATTGGTGTCAACATTATTTACAGGGCTGGCTGCGTACAGAGTGCAGAGCTTGGATTTTATAGACAGCCTTCCAATGTGTGACAGCTTCACCTTATCTACCCAGAAAGGGACCCAATAAGGATTTAATTAAAGTgagcattatttattatttccagCAAAGCCACAGGCGATCCGATCTGAAGAGCGATCGCTTTATTTTTTAACAGCTGTTCGCTTTCTCTCCTGGATTTCTAATGTAAACATTCCCTATCCATCCCTCGCACCCCCGACGGGGGCAGGGATTCCCAGAGATAGTTTTCCCGGTTTCCCAAGGTGAGCAGACATGCTAGATAGTATTGCAGTGCTGCATGTCAGGATAGGCTGACAGGTTACCAGGTTCAACATACCGGAGTTTGGGAATGAAAGTAAATTCAGTATGGGAGATGCTGGAGCCTGCTGTTGACGTAAGGCGGTATTATAGAGAGTagtaaaaaagaaattgaaagttGAGGCTGTTAAAATCACAGCTGGCGGATCATATTGACCTCAGTGCAGGAGGTaggaaagtgtgtgggggggtagcCTTTGTTAAGAGGGTAATATGACTCTGTTACACATCACTCCAGCCTCCACTCCTTCCATCTAGAGTGGCTACAGCAGGACTCAATGTAATAATAATGGAGTGGCTGGTCATCTCTCCCATTTTTTTGTCTGGGAGGAAATGCTTTCAGTGTCAGGCAGCCTGTTGGAATCAGCTAACGGGTCTTGGCAGCTAGCTAGTTTAGAGAGGAAATTGAGCCACTATTAATTGGCTCATATCTTTGATGAGGCACAATTATCTTCCCAGTTGGGGAGGAGTGAAAAAAGCGATCCTTGAACTGTTCTTGCAGATTGTTAAAAGTAAGAGGACGTTTGAGTTGTAAAAGTTAGGAGCAATATATATATGGCACTCTTAAGGAAATGCCCTCCGCCCTTAAAAATACATCCTTGGAATAGACAAGCATATCCGAAGACCAAAAATTTAACATacctcccttttttttcttttttgaatggaCTTGCTGAGTATTAGGAATGGAAAGCCTGCATTGTTAAGTGAAGGGGCTCATTACTCATTTCTGTTTGTGTATTTAATCCAAGAAACGAcacaactgttttttaaaaagtgaatgctTCATTCTTCTCGAATTTTTCCAAAAAAGACCCCCCCCCCGATGAAATTCGAGTTGGGGGAGGTGGTCAAGGAAATCTCTCTAAATTTACCCAGCTCTAAGGTTTTTCGATACTCACTATGTATTGCATTATACTTATAATTAAAAGCTGGGCGCGTGCTGGAATGATGTGCATTACTAGGAACAGCAATTGAAGATTATATTTGAAATGGACTGTTTTATGGCTGAAGAAATAGGTATACCTTGCCTTCCGGGCCACCCAGAGAAAACCGCGGCCATTAAAGTTTCGCAGAgagctattttatatttttctcttaGAAAACGCGGAATTATAGAGCTAGGGAAAGACAACTTCGTTtatatctttttgtttgtttgtttgcttcttttcACTTATTTTCCGTGCGCCTGCTCCTGCTAacctaactggaaaaaaaaattggcttcaatggaagcaggatcgcACATTATTTGAATGTATTGTGTGCATTGACTGTTTAGCTTTTGCTGAATTCTCTTACGCATACAGAGGGGGCCAATCTACTAGATTACAGGGCAAAAATGAGACGCAAATCAAGTAATGGGGCTTTTTATCCCATCATTAGCAGGAGGTTGTACATCCAGAATTACTTTGGAATTGTAATATGCCCACTCCCAGTGAAGTCTGTGGGATCAGCAACTGGCCTGTCATTGCTGTTCACACACTGTTTCATTCCCAAAAATGGCACGCACAACAGTTTAGTCCCAGGGACTGTTACTTCGCAGTTCCTGGTTTTGGTGCTTTTATTCTCCACTGCTCCTAGGAATCGATTAGGGCTGGGAGGTTTAGGTGCTGCCGCCATATTTCCCCATGGAAAACCCATCCTCGGGAAGCTGTCCCATAGCAGAGACGTCAGGTACCCCGATTCTTATGTATTTGTCATTTGATGTTAATTTCTCCTCGGCTCTGTCAGGACACGGAACGAGTTTGCTGATCACAGCAGCATCAGCGAACCATGAGGACCCTTGTGCCCACTGACCTCAATTAGCATATAATGAACATGCTCCTGAAGGAGCTAAGCAACCCGGGCCTTTGCTCCAAATCGATACCCAGCCGTCTTGACTTATGGGCCGCTGTTCTTCCTACAGGCGCTCCCACGTCAATAACAAACAGCATCTTCTGCTGGTAGCCCCATCATCCCCTGGTGAGGAAAACAAGCGTAAGCACATGTCCCCGCTACTCAGAGGAAGCCAGGGTAAGTTGAAGTTGTTGCTCTTTGAATAGCCACAAGTTGCAGCAGATCCTAGCGCTTCTGGTTAAACAATCTGCTTGGACACAAGTTGATATTTTTGGGATAGCCATTCCTTGTTTCCTAGAAACTCTGTGATCTGTTCCACTATGAATCTGTCCAAAGAGCAACTCTTGTGACCGAGCAGGGTATTCCAGTAAACCTCGCATTTCCCAAATCCTATAGTAACTTTTCTTTCACAGCGCAAGGGCTCGTTTGAATTGAGCCACTATTTTTACTATGAAAAGACAATCTGTCTCTCCAGGATCTCAGCAGGCTGTACATCCCCATTGGCAATAATGTGAAAATGGCACTGTGCAGGTCAGGAGTAGAGTTTCTTTGGATGACAGGATGAACTGTCAAAAGGAAAACATTCTTATAGCGCTTACTCCAGTAATCAATATATATTCTCATGGCTGcttaattcaaaatgacctgtTGGCCAGTACAACATTGAATCTAGCACAGGATATATAATATGAAGGATATTATAACTATAAAGTGCTATTTGGGTCTTAATCCACCAAGCTTTCACCATTATTTTGCAAATCGGGGAGGCACTGacagatttttctctttgtttgctCGATTTAAGTAATAAGGAAATGAACCACCTCGTTTTTCATAAGCCATATTTTCATCCTccaaaacataagaacggccatattgggtcagaccaatggtccatctagcccagtatcctgtcttcagatagtggccagtgccaggtgccccagaaggaattaacagaacaggtaatcctcaagtgatccatcccctgtcatccattaccagcttctggcaaatagagacTAGGGACACTCCAGAGCATGGTTTTTATCGCATTCCACAGTGCCACCCGAACATTTATTAGATAACGATTGGGATTCGTGTCACCTTCACTTTAATCAAGTAGCTGTTATTTTATTAACTCCAACAGAGTATGACTTGATCAGTTACCTCGCccaaatttagggccagattccaatAACCCATTACCTAGAATGAGTAACACTACTCCAGGTGTAAGCCCATAGAAATCAATGAGATACTCCTGGAGTAAAGTGCTATTCAAGTTAAGTAAGGGTATCAGATTCTGCCCCTTGGTCTCCAGTGATCCCAGAGCTCCTTTGAGATCAGTGGTCTCTTGTAGCTCCTTATGCCATGAAAAACCATGAGCTAAGATTCCCTAGACTTTATTTACCCAACCAAGACCCTGCCCATGGGCCTATCAGGAGGAAGCCCCTAGTCTGTACTTGACTGTAAGGTTTTACTTCACCCCAAATGTAAATCCTTCAACCCTGCTCTGTGCCTATGTTTTAGGGAACCCAGGGCTACATTTTCCCCATCCTGGGCTGTCAAGGTCTCCTACCATGTGAACCGTGGAAATCAAAGTCCTAATCTAAACCATTTTGTATGTACACCAGGTCCTGAAAATGTCAGGTCAATATAAGTatcccctgccacccatcacACAGAAGGTGACCCTGGCAGCGAAGGCATCCATCCCATCCCACAATTTAGCATGGGTGCACAACGTCTTTCCCGCACTAAGTCTGCTCAAAGGGAAGAGACTAGGACACAAGTCCGTTTCTATGTACAGTAATCTTGCCCAGCCACAACACCAATCAATCACCGAGCTAGACCGACCTGATCTGGCCAGCAATGTAGAGGAATGGGGGAAAGTGACATGGTAGAACAGAGGTTGGAGGACCAGATACAACGCAGCCCCGGTCCATTGCCCTTCTCACTCTGGCCAGCTAATGTCCAGAGATCTGCCGCTCCCGGGGCAAATTCTggtgcttcttgattggctggTCTGAAGATGGGAAATCTCGTGTATTGAATGGGACCACACCATTCCCCTTGGAGTGCGAATCAGTGTAGTAGTTGTGATGGGTCCTGAACATTGAGAGCTACCTCCTGCGTCCATAGATGCCATTGACTCGAGTTGGACTCGAAGTTTTCCTCATTATTACATGGGTGCTATGATGAAGTTAGTATCAAATAATTCCTGAGAGCTAAATGTGTTTCAGCCTCTGCTTTTCCGTTTTCATTTCTTTCCCCTAACCTTCCCCTTGGCGCGTTAGCTCTATATAAATATGTATGTCTCCACTGGTGGCAACTGCCTCGCACTGGGCTGAGTCCCAGGGCAGCACGGTCACGAAAATGGAGAGCATCTGTCCAGCTGGCACAGCTCACAGAGTAGTTTACTGAGAGAGATCAAAGCAGAGAGGCAGCTCCCGGGCAAACCGCTTTACCACGCAGTGTCTTTGCGTGGATGAGATGGGTCAGCTATGTCCAAGCCCCTACAAGAACAGGGCGCTAAATGCCCTGAATGGGGAAAGCACTGTTTTAGTCACCAGATCACTGGGACTCTTGCTCTTAGCTGTCACTTTCAATCATAACACGTTTGTGGTTGACAAACAACATGCCAAGAAGGGGATGCTTGTGTTTGCCACTGAAAACTTACCAGGAAGAGGCAGCTGGTTTCACACCTAACGTAAAATGGAACAGACAGGGTCAAAACCCGATACGTCGTCTGTTCACTCCAGCACCCCCGTGAAATCCGTGAAACCCAGGCAAGCGAGCAGAGTTTGGCCCTCAGTTTGAATTATGAGTCAGGCAGACCATTGACTTCAGCGTGAGCTTTGCCTGAAACAAGaatgcaggatcgggcccttacATGGAATATCTATGTTATTCTAATTCATAACTTTATCTATGCATCTCTATATAGGTACTTTTACAGCTATAGGAACAGAGACATTCTTATATAAGTTATACAGATGCATGCTATGGATTTGTTCTATGCTGACAAATATTTTATGACCAAAGAGTAAAATAATGACTTTAGGCAACTACTTTTTCTGATAGACTCTCCAATCTTTTTCTGAAATAATCTTCATTGTTGCAGATAGCTATGGATGTTGTATAAATAATATTTGCGTTTTCCAGTTCTTAGATTCCGGGGTATCTTTCACATTACTGAGAAAGGTGGCCAAATTACAAACCCATTTTAGGATTTTAACACACTAATGAACAGTTTTTCCTGCAGTTTGCCTTGCTATCATCAGTGAGGGGCCTGAGAGCAGGCAGCTACCCAGTATATACGATGCAACAGCTGTGTCTTCTGCGTAAGATTGAATATTCTATGTAAAagaaagggatttttttgttcGGCTCAGAATATTATCGGTGGCCTATGATCGTTTGATCAAATAATACTGATTTCTTGTAATTCAAAGATTAATTGGAAATTAAGGCATGGGGTTTCCGTTGCGACTTCTCTAGCTGATTTGTATAATGATCGTGTTAAAAAGCATGATGGATCTCATCAAAATCCTCATGTTAAACAGTGAGAAGTTTATCTCCCAATATCTTACCCGTCTGCTCTCAGGAGGATACAAATGTCAAAGAATAAGGGAGGGTAAATACTGATATAACAGACTCTATTTCCCTCAGTCAAAAAACACACAAGGTAGAGGAGCTGGGTTTACATCAAAGgtggcattaaaaaaaagttatctgTAGACAAAACTGTTGAGATTAGCCTGAAATAGGGAGTATAGATGAAATCTGCTACTCATCTCGGTTATTATTATACAGCGCTATTGTCAATGATTAACAAAAGAGTTACTGTCTCTTTAAACTGCCGAGTGCTTGAGTTCCCAAGTGGAATTTCGCTCCTTTAGTGTTTGTGATGATGACAAACGCAATGGACGGGAAGATGCTGATCTCTCCTAAATTGATACTGTTTTGATGTACTCATCTACATAGGATTTCGGATGAACAGTTAGACACTATTACGCAATGCTACTTGTCAGGGGCACCGTGCGAGACGGCCATATTAACACACGTCATTTCATTATTTAAGTGTTGCTCCGGCTGATTGTAATACAATACATAGATACCCATATAACGCACAGCTAAAAGTGCGTAGAGTGGGGAAACAAATGGCAACTGACGTATTCATCTGCTCTCAATGTTTGGTGCTTCAAGATaccatgggtgggggagggggtatatCTAAACAGGAGCATCGTGACCTCTGTCAGTCTCTAGAGGAACTTTCCTCAAACCTCAAATGTTACCGGCTTTAAAGTAGCTTAAATGAAACTCTACTTAAAATGAGACTATTCTCGTGAGTCGAACCAGCAGGATTTGCCCCACTGGTGGACAGTGTATAGCCACACTGGCACGTCGTGTAGGTGTTTGGTTTAAGCACATTCTAGCTTATCTAATTAAGCAACATGCTAACTTGGTTGTTCGATTGCTCTCTTCTGTATGGCAAAGCAAGTGTCTATGTTCTGTTTTACTGAGATCTATTTAGTGCCGATCgcagattttaaaatttcagcaggTGAACTTTAAACTTTATAAAAATCACTGACATTTATCCCTAGTTGTTAGCTAGGATATTTGTAACAATGAGCGTGACATTATTTATTAGCTTTCTTCATAAAAGTCCTATACTCGATGTGAAGGATGCTTTGCATCCTGCTCTAAGCTCCGTTTTGTTTTCAAAGCCTTAAccacaaagaaaaaaagtgagatCATATGAATAAACTGTTCTTTTCTCAAATACCCTAGACAAAACCAAACTAACCAAGCGATCAGAGTTGGGCTTTTTCCCCTATAATTCTAGTTTTATAGTGCCAACTGCAACTGATGGCCAGCTGGGTCTCTGTGTAGAAGTAAATTAACTGGAAAGCCAAAGTCAGCGCTGCagtcaactggaaaaaaaaaagaaaccagtaCAACATGGCCCACTGTATACAAACCATTGCTCAGTGACAGACAAAGTGCGGTATCGAGAGATGTACAGAAGGAGTGTTTTTGTCTGATACAGATTTTTTGCTCAGGGCATATAGAATTAACACTGCTCTAGCTTTTGAGGGAAAACAGAATCGCCTTAGAAAATATAATCGCATGTTTACAAACTAAAATCAAATGAATCCTGGTCTAGGGTTATCCTGGTCAGAAGCAGTTATCCGAGAAAGAAGTTGCTTTATTGACTGAGTAAAATGAACATAATTTAAGACATTTGTGAAGGAATGTAAAAAAGGCAGTGCGAGTTTTGAAATAGTCACACATTTTTCTCTTCCAGATCTGTTAGGTTGGTGGTGTGGTGCGGCTGAACAAGGGGCTTGTCTCAGTGCTGAGGGGGAGTCATATTTACAACTGTAAAAAGTGATAGATACCTTGACAACGGTGAatgggttggttggttgtttttaaatCGCCTTGTTTTAAGAATAACTGCGAAACTGGAAGCGTTTTAACTTGATGCCCTGGAAACAGCTCAGCGTCTCCGAGTCAGGTTTTGTATATGTTACAAAGGTTTTAGGCAGACGTGAAAATCTGAAGAGAATGACAGGTTTATGCTGCGGATAGTGAAGCAGCAATTTTGAAATATTCTGAAACCATATGCTCCACAGTCTCCTTTTGGAAGAGCAGACTGGAATTTAAATGCTATACCTTAGTACCTGGCAAAAGCTGTGCTGGGGAAATATTGAGAGAAATAAATGCACCTTATCATTTATATTTGTAAAAACATACAGTACATAAAGTCGTCTGGACCCGATCCTAAAcgccttactcagacaaaacgcCTACTCAATAGACAGCGTCTGGCCCTCTATAGTTTGTTAAGATGTTGCTTCAGGAAAGCGTTTCCTTGCTTTTGTTTAATAATCAAATACCTCATATAAACTGACACAGTACTGATATTTTTCTAAACTGCAGAATAACTGATTCCTTTGCTCAACTCTCAGCGTTTATGTTTGCTTTTATTACATTCAGCCACAAAAGAAATAACAATAGTTATCCACTGTCTTGATATGGAAATGATCATAGCTAAACAATGCGTTTCGATTTAAAACAGTTGCCTATTGGATCTAATTATTTACTTTAGCCCCCTACCTAGACTCTTATTAATAGCTTTCTTCCTGGAAAATAGCATCTTTCCCATAATGATGTTAACATGTCATCCCTGATAATGGCTTGTGTTGCTTGCTGCTTAAAAAGTTAATACACCCTATATTGGCCTGAGATTAACCTGTCTCGGATATATATGGAAATTATGACTTCCTGAATTCTCCAGAGAGGCTCTACAAAAGGAAAAGAGCTCTCACGAAGAAACACAAAAACACCAGGAATAGCAGCTTTATATTTTCCAAATAAACGATCGCTTATTGTATTTGTATTACTCTTAAACCTTCTGGAGCACGTGACAGTTtacatagttttttaaaaaaaatgctcctGAAAATGAACAAAAGAACCCAAATTATCTTTTTTGTACCgtcagttttattatttaatctCTGATGAGATCAGATTATCTGTACCCTTTAGTCGAGGCAACAAAcgtttttaaattggttttaattgatttatcttttttttaacagaaagtgCATTACATTTATCTGGTCTTGCAAAGGGCTTTTCTCTTTACAAACcgaattattttaatataaattaattaataaatgttAAGATGCTAATATATCATCATTattagctttaaaaagaaaacaatttacatTCTATAGTATTCTTTATAATACAAAAGAAAACACTTTAAATTCAATTACAGCATCTAAATGATTTTTTATATTTTCGACTGAAAGTGGTTGTAACAATTCCCACCAGCTACTTTTAACACGCATTTTATTGGAAATGGGCTAAATTAAAGAAAACTATTTAAATTTCACCACCCCCGTCGCCCAaaaaagtatctttaaaaaatactaaTAAATAGCATTAAGGGCGGGTGCAATTTCAGAATGGGGAAGTGTGTCCAGTAAAGACTTCCTCATACTTGGCAAAACATCAGTAGACTGTTTGTTTCAAATCTCTTAATAGAGGCCCTTAATGGAGGGCCTCCTTTCAAATTAGGAGGGAATCATGGTCTGCAGAAGAAGGTTCAGAATAAGCAGCTAACGTGTGGGAAGAGACCACAAACAAATCCCAGCGTTTATAGTCCACAATTCATTATTCAAAAGAACAGATCTTCAAAAAGCCAGACAAGGggatggaggtggtggtgggtagaacccaccccaaccccttctattaaaaaaaaaaaagtattttacattttaaatattcacagtAAAGTAACTTCTATAGTCAGCGTGACTCACGATTTATTTACAAAGAGTCTTCAACAGGTTGCTTTAGTCCGCCCAGCAGGAGCTGTGTGAGTGGAAGTaggtccctccttcccccctcagcTGCTCTGAAGTCTGCAAAAGAAGAGGGAGCACTCAGACAGCCCCCCCTGCGACCCTACAATAACTGCGCCAGCACCAGCGGTCAAGGGCCAGGCGAAAGGAACAGTGGGGCGCTGGGTTTGGATGTTTGTTTACTCGCCGTCtttttctgcctcttcctcctctccttcagCTGATAAAGTCTAGAAAAATAGATATGTACAACATCTCAGAAAATAGCAAGTGTCCTCCGAGTCCGCCtgggccccggccccggccccctcCTCTGGAACCCCTTTAAGAGGAGCTCTCGTTCTCAGACGTGTGCAGGAGCAAGCTGCTGCCGCTCGACTTGTGTTTCTTCAGCAGCTGGGTGATCTTCTCGTCGTCGGAGTTGGGGTCCAGAGGCTTGTTGTAGTCATCGTCCTCCTCCTCGTTCTCCGAGGCCCCCTTCAGCCGCTCGGTCTCCGAGTCCTGCTTCTTCTTAGCCGTGGCCATCTCGGCCGCATGCTTCTTCCGCCACTTGGTGCGCCGGTTCTGGAACCAAACCTGCGGCCGCCGGAGCAGGGGCCCAGCACCAGCCAACAGAGAGCGAGAAGAGAGAGCGAGAAGAGACATTAAAGACCCGGGCCAGGTCAATGCCAGCAACCACATGTATACTCTGCTTGTGACCCTCAGCGTCACTGGGAGCCTTAGCACCACCCAGGAGCTGCTGGTAGCACCAGACAGCGCCAGGATTCCTGCCAGGGTTCTGGTTA
This window contains:
- the NKX6-1 gene encoding homeobox protein Nkx-6.1, producing MTESQVKVWFQNRRTKWRKKHAAEMATAKKKQDSETERLKGASENEEEDDDYNKPLDPNSDDEKITQLLKKHKSSGSSLLLHTSENESSS